A region of Streptomyces sp. NBC_01267 DNA encodes the following proteins:
- a CDS encoding carbohydrate ABC transporter permease: MSVPTRLRARRTAGRTGQYLALLCYLVFLAFPLLWLVSTAFKSPRELGAIDPTWLPRHPTLDNFRAAFDAQPLLHSALNSLIVAGSATVISVALAVPAAYALVRFRSRMTKVANGWVLVSQMFPFVLIIIPLFLVLKNLHLINSLAGLIAVYVVWNLPFSLWMLQGYVKAVPITLEEAASVDGASRLRTLVSVVFPLLTPGLVATAMFTFVTAWNEFFFALVLLKSPENQTMSVILTRFLGAEGVADLGPLAAASVIATIPSLLFFALLQRRLVGGMLAGAVKG; encoded by the coding sequence ATGAGTGTCCCCACGCGGCTCCGCGCCCGGCGGACGGCCGGTCGCACCGGCCAGTACCTCGCGCTCCTGTGCTACCTGGTCTTCCTGGCCTTCCCGCTGCTGTGGCTGGTGTCCACCGCGTTCAAGTCCCCCCGGGAACTGGGCGCGATCGACCCCACCTGGCTGCCCCGGCACCCGACCCTGGACAACTTCAGGGCGGCCTTCGACGCGCAGCCACTGCTGCACTCCGCGCTCAACAGCCTGATCGTGGCGGGCAGTGCCACGGTCATCTCGGTGGCGCTCGCGGTGCCCGCGGCGTACGCACTGGTCCGCTTCCGCAGCCGGATGACCAAGGTCGCCAACGGCTGGGTGCTGGTCAGCCAGATGTTCCCGTTCGTACTGATCATCATCCCGCTGTTCCTGGTGCTGAAGAACCTGCACCTGATCAACTCGCTGGCCGGGCTGATCGCGGTGTACGTGGTCTGGAACCTGCCGTTCTCGCTCTGGATGCTCCAGGGGTACGTCAAGGCCGTGCCCATCACCCTGGAGGAGGCCGCGTCCGTCGACGGCGCGAGCCGGCTGCGGACCCTGGTCAGCGTGGTGTTCCCGCTGCTGACGCCGGGTCTGGTCGCGACGGCGATGTTCACCTTCGTCACCGCGTGGAACGAGTTCTTCTTCGCCCTCGTGCTGCTCAAGTCCCCGGAGAACCAGACGATGTCCGTGATCCTCACCCGTTTCCTCGGCGCCGAGGGCGTCGCGGACCTGGGACCGCTCGCCGCGGCCTCCGTCATCGCCACCATCCCCAGCCTGCTGTTCTTCGCGCTGCTCCAGCGCCGGCTGGTCGGCGGCATGCTCGCAGGGGCGGTGAAGGGCTGA